The following coding sequences are from one Streptomyces sp. NBC_01232 window:
- the rplN gene encoding 50S ribosomal protein L14, whose product MIQQESRLRIADNTGAKEILCIRVLGGSGRRYAGIGDVIVATVKDAIPGGNVKKGDVVKAVIVRTVKERRRQDGSYIRFDENAAVILKNDGDPRGTRIFGPVGRELREKKFMKIISLAPEVL is encoded by the coding sequence GTGATCCAGCAGGAGTCGCGACTGCGTATCGCCGACAACACTGGTGCCAAGGAAATCCTTTGCATCCGTGTTCTCGGTGGTTCCGGTCGCCGCTACGCGGGCATCGGAGACGTCATCGTCGCCACCGTCAAGGACGCGATCCCCGGTGGCAACGTGAAGAAGGGTGACGTCGTCAAGGCGGTCATCGTTCGCACCGTCAAGGAGCGTCGCCGCCAGGACGGCTCGTACATCCGCTTTGACGAGAACGCCGCCGTCATTCTGAAGAACGACGGCGACCCTCGCGGCACCCGTATCTTCGGCCCGGTGGGCCGTGAGCTGCGCGAGAAGAAGTTCATGAAGATCATCTCGCTCGCGCCGGAGGTGCTGTAA
- the rplX gene encoding 50S ribosomal protein L24, giving the protein MKIKKGDLVQVITGKDKGKQGKVIVAFPADNRVLVEGVNRVKKHTKAAQNQAGGIVITEAPVHVSNVQLVVEKDGKKVVTRVGYRFDDEGNKIRVAKRTGEDI; this is encoded by the coding sequence ATGAAGATCAAGAAGGGCGACCTGGTCCAGGTCATCACCGGTAAGGACAAGGGCAAGCAGGGCAAGGTCATCGTTGCCTTCCCCGCCGACAACCGTGTCCTCGTCGAGGGTGTCAACCGGGTCAAGAAGCACACCAAGGCTGCGCAGAACCAGGCCGGTGGCATTGTGATCACCGAGGCCCCGGTCCACGTCAGCAACGTTCAGCTGGTTGTGGAGAAGGACGGCAAGAAGGTCGTCACCCGCGTCGGCTACCGCTTCGACGACGAGGGCAACAAGATCCGCGTTGCCAAGCGGACGGGTGAGGACATCTGA
- the rplE gene encoding 50S ribosomal protein L5, giving the protein MATTPRLKTKYREDIAGKLREEFSYENVMQIPGLVKIVVNMGVGDAARDSKLIDGAIKDLTTITGQKPAVTKARKSIAQFKLREGQPIGCHVTLRGDRMWEFLDRTLSLALPRIRDFRGLSPKQFDGRGNYTFGLTEQVMFHEIDQDKIDRTRGMDITVVTTATNDDEGRALLRHLGFPFKEA; this is encoded by the coding sequence ATGGCTACCACTCCGCGTCTCAAGACGAAGTACCGCGAGGACATCGCGGGCAAGCTGCGTGAGGAGTTCTCCTACGAGAACGTCATGCAGATTCCCGGCCTCGTGAAGATCGTGGTCAACATGGGTGTGGGCGACGCCGCCCGCGACTCCAAGCTGATCGACGGCGCCATCAAGGACCTGACGACGATCACCGGTCAGAAGCCGGCCGTCACGAAGGCCCGCAAGTCCATCGCGCAGTTCAAGCTGCGCGAGGGTCAGCCGATCGGCTGCCACGTCACCCTCCGTGGTGACCGCATGTGGGAGTTCCTGGACCGTACGCTGTCGCTCGCGCTTCCGCGTATCCGTGACTTCCGTGGTCTGTCGCCGAAGCAGTTCGACGGCCGTGGCAACTACACCTTCGGTCTCACGGAGCAGGTCATGTTCCACGAGATCGACCAGGACAAGATCGACCGTACCCGGGGTATGGACATCACCGTGGTCACCACGGCGACCAACGACGACGAGGGCCGTGCCCTCCTTCGTCACCTCGGCTTCCCCTTCAAGGAGGCGTAA
- a CDS encoding type Z 30S ribosomal protein S14 yields the protein MAKKALIAKAARKPKFGVRAYTRCQRCGRPHSVYRKFGLCRVCLREMAHRGELPGVTKSSW from the coding sequence ATGGCGAAGAAGGCTCTCATCGCGAAGGCTGCCCGTAAGCCCAAGTTCGGTGTGCGTGCGTACACCCGCTGCCAGCGCTGCGGTCGCCCCCACTCCGTGTACCGCAAGTTCGGCCTGTGCCGCGTGTGCCTTCGTGAGATGGCTCACCGTGGCGAGCTGCCGGGCGTGACCAAGAGCTCCTGGTAA
- the rpsH gene encoding 30S ribosomal protein S8, translated as MTMTDPIADMLTRLRNANSAYHDTVVMPHSKIKSHIAEILKQEGFITGWKVEDAEVGKNLVLELKFGPNRERSIAGIKRISKPGLRVYAKSTNLPKVLGGLGVAIISTSHGLLTGQQAGKKGVGGEVLAYVW; from the coding sequence ATGACCATGACTGACCCGATCGCAGACATGCTCACGCGTCTGCGTAACGCTAACTCGGCGTACCACGACACCGTCGTGATGCCGCACAGCAAGATCAAGTCGCACATCGCAGAGATCCTCAAGCAGGAGGGTTTCATCACCGGCTGGAAGGTCGAGGACGCCGAGGTCGGCAAGAACCTCGTCCTCGAGCTGAAGTTCGGGCCGAACCGCGAGCGCTCCATTGCGGGCATCAAGCGGATCTCGAAGCCCGGTCTGCGCGTGTACGCGAAGTCCACCAACCTGCCGAAGGTGCTCGGCGGCCTGGGCGTGGCGATCATCTCCACGTCGCACGGTCTGCTCACCGGCCAGCAGGCAGGCAAGAAGGGCGTAGGTGGGGAAGTCCTCGCCTACGTCTGGTAG
- the rplF gene encoding 50S ribosomal protein L6, with product MSRIGKLPIQVPAGVDVTIDGSTVAVKGPKGSLTHTVKAPIAVVKGEDGVLNVTRPNDERQNKALHGLSRTLVANMITGVTTGYVKALEISGVGYRVLAKGSNLEFQLGYSHPILVEAPEGISFKVESPTKFSVEGIDKQKVGEVAANIRKLRKPDPYKAKGVKYAGEVIRRKVGKAGK from the coding sequence ATGTCGCGAATCGGCAAGCTCCCCATCCAGGTTCCCGCCGGTGTGGACGTCACCATCGATGGCAGCACGGTTGCGGTTAAGGGCCCCAAGGGTTCCCTCACCCACACCGTCAAGGCTCCCATCGCCGTCGTGAAGGGCGAGGACGGCGTTCTGAACGTCACCCGTCCGAACGACGAGCGTCAGAACAAGGCCCTGCACGGCCTGTCCCGCACGCTGGTGGCGAACATGATCACCGGTGTGACCACGGGATACGTCAAGGCTCTCGAGATCAGCGGTGTCGGTTACCGTGTCCTGGCGAAGGGCTCCAACCTGGAGTTCCAGCTGGGTTACAGCCACCCGATCCTGGTGGAGGCGCCCGAGGGCATCTCCTTCAAGGTCGAGTCGCCGACCAAGTTCTCGGTCGAGGGCATCGACAAGCAGAAGGTCGGCGAGGTCGCCGCCAACATCCGCAAGCTGCGGAAGCCCGACCCGTACAAGGCCAAGGGTGTCAAGTACGCCGGCGAAGTCATCCGCCGCAAGGTCGGAAAGGCTGGTAAGTAG
- the rplR gene encoding 50S ribosomal protein L18, whose amino-acid sequence MAYGVKIAKGDAYKRAAKARRHIRIRKNVSGTAERPRLVVTRSNRNIVAQVIDDLQGHTLASASTLDTSIRGGEGDKSAQAQAVGALVAERAKAAGVETVVFDRGGNRYAGRIAALADAAREAGLKF is encoded by the coding sequence ATGGCATACGGTGTGAAGATCGCCAAGGGCGACGCGTACAAGCGCGCTGCCAAGGCTCGCCGCCACATCCGCATTCGCAAGAACGTGTCGGGTACGGCGGAGCGTCCGCGCCTCGTCGTGACGCGTTCGAACCGCAACATCGTTGCTCAGGTCATCGACGACCTCCAGGGTCACACCCTGGCGTCCGCGTCGACCCTGGACACCTCGATCCGCGGTGGCGAAGGCGACAAGAGCGCCCAGGCCCAGGCCGTCGGCGCGCTCGTCGCCGAGCGTGCGAAGGCTGCGGGAGTCGAGACCGTCGTGTTCGACCGCGGTGGCAACCGATACGCCGGGCGCATTGCCGCTCTGGCTGACGCCGCCCGCGAAGCCGGGCTGAAGTTCTAA
- the rpsE gene encoding 30S ribosomal protein S5, whose translation MAGPQRRGSGAGGGERRDRKGRDGGPAAEKTAYVERVVAINRVAKVVKGGRRFSFTALVVVGDGDGTVGVGYGKAKEVPAAIAKGVEEAKKNFFKVPRIQGTIPHPIQGEKAAGVVLLKPASPGTGVIAGGPVRAVLECAGVHDILSKSLGSDNAINIVHATVAALQGLQRPEEIAARRGLPLEDVAPAALLRARAGAGA comes from the coding sequence ATGGCTGGACCCCAGCGCCGCGGAAGCGGTGCCGGTGGCGGCGAGCGGCGGGACCGGAAGGGTCGCGACGGTGGCCCTGCCGCCGAGAAGACCGCTTACGTTGAGCGCGTTGTCGCGATCAACCGCGTCGCCAAGGTTGTCAAGGGTGGTCGCCGCTTCAGCTTCACCGCGCTGGTCGTGGTGGGCGACGGTGACGGCACTGTAGGTGTCGGTTACGGCAAGGCCAAGGAAGTTCCCGCGGCCATCGCCAAGGGTGTCGAGGAAGCGAAGAAGAACTTCTTCAAGGTTCCGCGCATCCAGGGCACCATCCCTCACCCGATCCAGGGCGAGAAGGCTGCGGGCGTCGTCCTGCTGAAGCCTGCTTCCCCCGGTACCGGTGTTATCGCCGGTGGCCCGGTGCGCGCCGTTCTGGAGTGCGCCGGCGTTCACGACATCCTGTCGAAGTCCCTGGGCTCCGACAACGCGATCAACATCGTGCACGCGACCGTGGCGGCCCTCCAGGGCCTGCAGCGTCCCGAGGAGATCGCGGCTCGCCGTGGTCTGCCCCTCGAGGACGTCGCCCCCGCGGCTCTGCTTCGTGCACGTGCCGGGGCGGGTGCGTAA
- the rpmD gene encoding 50S ribosomal protein L30 produces MARLKITQTKSYIGSKQNHRDTLRSLGLKRLNDVVVKEDRPEFRGMVQTVRHLVTVEEVD; encoded by the coding sequence ATGGCTCGCCTCAAGATCACGCAGACGAAGTCGTACATCGGCAGCAAGCAGAACCACCGCGACACGCTGCGTTCGCTCGGGCTCAAGCGCCTGAACGACGTCGTCGTCAAGGAGGACCGCCCCGAGTTCCGCGGAATGGTGCAGACCGTCCGCCACCTCGTGACGGTTGAGGAGGTTGACTAA
- the rplO gene encoding 50S ribosomal protein L15, with protein sequence MAENSPLKAHNLRPAPGAKTAKTRVGRGEASKGKTAGRGTKGQKARYQIPQRFEGGQMPLHMRLPKLKGFKNPFRTEFQVVNLDKLGALYPEGGEVTVADLVAKGAVRKNSLVKVLGQGEISVALQVSVDAVSASAKEKIAAAGGTVTELV encoded by the coding sequence ATGGCTGAGAACAGCCCGCTGAAGGCCCACAACCTCCGTCCCGCCCCCGGCGCCAAGACCGCGAAGACCCGTGTCGGTCGTGGTGAGGCGTCGAAGGGTAAGACGGCCGGTCGTGGTACGAAGGGCCAGAAGGCCCGTTACCAGATCCCGCAGCGCTTCGAGGGTGGGCAGATGCCCCTCCACATGCGCCTGCCGAAGCTCAAGGGCTTCAAGAACCCGTTCCGCACCGAGTTCCAGGTTGTCAACCTGGACAAGCTCGGCGCTCTCTACCCCGAGGGTGGAGAAGTCACGGTGGCCGACCTGGTCGCCAAGGGCGCGGTTCGCAAGAACAGCCTCGTCAAGGTCCTGGGCCAGGGCGAGATCTCCGTGGCGCTGCAGGTTTCGGTTGACGCCGTTTCCGCCTCCGCCAAGGAGAAGATTGCCGCTGCCGGCGGCACCGTCACCGAGCTCGTCTAA
- the secY gene encoding preprotein translocase subunit SecY — MLTAFARAFKTPDLRKKLLFTLGIIVLFRLGSHIPVPGVSYKNVQICVEQAGSSNGLFGLVNMFSGGALLQITIFALGIMPYITASIILQLLTVVIPKLETLKKEGQSGTAKITQYTRYLTVALAILQGTGLVATARTGALFQGCQVASQIVPDRSIFTTVVMVVTMTAGTCVVMWLGELITDRGIGNGMSILMFISIAAGFIGALWAIKEQGKIADGWVEFGVVMLVGLAMVGLVVFVEQAQRRIPVQYAKRMIGRRAYGGTSTYIPLKVNQAGIIPVIFASSLLYIPALVVQFSGSTAGWATWIQKHFVKGDHPYYIAVYFLLIVFFAFFYVAISFNPEEVADNMKKYGGFIPGIRAGRPTAEYLSYVLNRITWPGSLYLGLIALVPTMALAGFGANQNFPFGGTSILIIVGVGLETVKQIESQLQQRNYEGFLR; from the coding sequence GTGCTCACCGCGTTCGCCCGGGCGTTCAAGACGCCCGACCTGCGCAAGAAGCTGCTCTTCACGCTCGGCATCATCGTGCTGTTCCGGCTCGGGTCCCATATCCCGGTACCCGGCGTGAGCTACAAGAACGTTCAGATCTGTGTCGAACAGGCAGGCAGCAGCAATGGGCTGTTCGGTCTGGTCAACATGTTCAGCGGCGGTGCGCTGCTGCAGATCACGATCTTTGCGCTCGGCATCATGCCCTACATCACGGCGAGCATCATTCTGCAGCTGCTGACCGTGGTCATCCCGAAGCTGGAGACCCTCAAAAAAGAGGGACAGTCCGGCACGGCGAAGATCACTCAGTACACGCGCTATCTGACGGTCGCGCTCGCGATCCTGCAGGGCACGGGCCTCGTCGCCACGGCCCGCACCGGTGCCCTGTTCCAGGGCTGCCAGGTCGCCAGCCAGATCGTCCCCGACCGGTCGATCTTCACCACGGTCGTCATGGTGGTCACCATGACCGCCGGTACCTGCGTCGTCATGTGGCTCGGTGAGCTCATCACCGACCGCGGCATCGGCAACGGCATGTCGATCCTCATGTTCATCTCGATCGCCGCCGGCTTCATCGGCGCCCTGTGGGCCATCAAGGAGCAGGGCAAGATCGCCGACGGCTGGGTCGAGTTCGGCGTGGTCATGCTCGTCGGTCTCGCGATGGTCGGCCTCGTCGTCTTCGTCGAGCAGGCGCAGCGCCGGATCCCGGTCCAGTACGCGAAGCGCATGATCGGCCGCCGTGCCTACGGTGGTACCTCGACCTACATCCCGCTCAAGGTGAACCAGGCGGGCATCATCCCCGTTATCTTCGCCTCGTCGCTGCTCTACATCCCGGCACTGGTCGTGCAGTTCAGCGGGTCCACCGCGGGCTGGGCCACCTGGATCCAGAAGCACTTCGTCAAGGGCGACCACCCGTACTACATCGCGGTGTACTTCCTCCTGATCGTTTTCTTCGCGTTCTTCTACGTGGCGATCTCGTTCAACCCCGAGGAAGTTGCAGACAACATGAAGAAGTATGGTGGGTTCATCCCGGGCATCCGCGCCGGTCGGCCCACCGCCGAGTACCTGAGCTACGTACTCAACCGGATCACCTGGCCGGGGTCGCTGTACCTGGGTCTCATCGCTCTTGTGCCGACGATGGCGTTGGCCGGCTTCGGAGCGAACCAGAACTTCCCGTTCGGCGGGACGAGCATCCTCATCATCGTGGGTGTGGGTCTGGAAACCGTGAAGCAGATCGAGAGCCAGCTCCAGCAGCGTAATTACGAAGGGTTCCTCCGCTGA
- a CDS encoding adenylate kinase has product MRIVLVGPPGAGKGTQAAFLAKNLSIPHISTGDLFRANISQGTELGKQAKAYMDAGDLVPDEVTIGMAKDRMEQPDAVNGFLLDGFPRNVSQAEALDVMLQAAGMKLDAVLDLEVEEDEVVKRIAGRRICRNDSSHVFHVTYAQPKAEGVCDTCGGELYQRGDDSEATVRNRLEVYHTQTEPIIDYYKAQGLLVTIPALGEVADVTKRAMDALKK; this is encoded by the coding sequence ATGCGAATCGTCCTCGTTGGACCGCCCGGTGCGGGCAAGGGAACGCAGGCTGCGTTCCTTGCCAAGAACCTGTCGATTCCGCACATCTCCACGGGCGACCTGTTCCGGGCCAACATCAGCCAGGGCACTGAGCTGGGCAAGCAGGCGAAGGCGTACATGGACGCCGGCGACCTGGTCCCCGACGAGGTGACCATCGGCATGGCGAAGGACCGTATGGAGCAGCCGGACGCCGTGAACGGCTTCCTGCTCGACGGATTCCCGCGCAACGTCTCGCAGGCCGAGGCGCTCGACGTGATGCTCCAGGCGGCGGGCATGAAGCTCGACGCCGTCCTCGACCTGGAGGTCGAGGAGGACGAGGTCGTCAAGCGGATCGCCGGCCGGCGCATCTGCCGCAACGACTCCTCGCACGTCTTCCACGTGACGTACGCCCAGCCCAAGGCCGAGGGTGTCTGCGACACCTGCGGCGGCGAGCTGTACCAGCGCGGCGACGACTCCGAGGCGACGGTGCGCAACCGGCTCGAGGTCTACCACACGCAGACCGAGCCGATCATCGACTACTACAAGGCCCAGGGCCTGCTGGTGACCATCCCGGCCCTCGGTGAGGTCGCGGACGTCACGAAGCGCGCGATGGACGCCCTCAAGAAGTAG
- the map gene encoding type I methionyl aminopeptidase codes for MVQIKTPEQIAKMREAGLVVAAIHAATREAAVPGATTRDLDMVARKVIADAGAKSNFLGYGGFPATICTSVNEVVVHGIPDDKTVLKDGDIISIDAGAIVDGWHGDAAYTAFVGTGHAPELVELSRVTEESMWAGIAAMKLGNRLVDISKAIETYIRRQPRPSTGDHSLGKFGIIEDYGGHGIGSEMHMDPHLLNYVSRKRGKGIKLVPGLCLAIEPMVSLGTAQTEVLSDDWTVITTDGTWSSHWEHSIALTEAGPIVLTSPDCGKAKLAEYGVTTAPDPLG; via the coding sequence ATGGTCCAGATCAAGACCCCCGAGCAGATCGCGAAGATGCGCGAGGCAGGGCTGGTCGTCGCCGCGATCCACGCTGCGACCCGTGAGGCGGCCGTGCCGGGCGCCACGACGCGGGATCTGGACATGGTGGCCCGCAAGGTCATCGCGGACGCCGGTGCCAAGTCGAACTTCCTCGGTTACGGCGGCTTCCCCGCGACCATCTGCACCTCGGTGAACGAGGTCGTCGTCCACGGCATCCCGGACGACAAGACCGTCCTCAAGGACGGCGACATCATCTCGATCGACGCCGGCGCGATCGTGGACGGCTGGCACGGCGACGCCGCGTACACCGCCTTCGTGGGCACGGGGCACGCCCCTGAGCTCGTGGAGCTCTCCCGGGTGACCGAGGAGTCCATGTGGGCCGGTATCGCCGCCATGAAGCTGGGCAACCGCCTCGTGGACATCTCGAAGGCGATCGAGACGTACATCAGGCGCCAGCCCCGCCCGTCCACCGGTGACCACAGCCTCGGCAAGTTCGGGATCATCGAGGACTACGGCGGCCACGGCATCGGGTCCGAGATGCACATGGACCCGCACCTGCTGAACTACGTCTCGCGCAAGCGGGGCAAGGGGATCAAGCTCGTCCCGGGCCTGTGCCTTGCGATCGAGCCGATGGTCTCCCTGGGTACCGCCCAGACGGAGGTCCTTTCGGACGACTGGACGGTCATCACGACGGACGGCACCTGGTCCTCGCACTGGGAGCACTCCATCGCGCTGACGGAGGCGGGACCCATCGTCCTGACCAGCCCGGACTGCGGCAAGGCGAAGCTGGCGGAGTACGGAGTCACCACGGCTCCGGACCCCCTCGGTTAA
- the infA gene encoding translation initiation factor IF-1 — protein sequence MAKKQGAIEIEGTVIESLPNAMFKVELQNGHKVLAHISGKMRMHYIRILPDDRVVVELSPYDLTRGRIVYRYK from the coding sequence GTGGCCAAGAAGCAAGGTGCCATCGAAATCGAGGGCACCGTGATCGAGTCCCTCCCGAACGCGATGTTCAAGGTGGAACTCCAGAACGGTCACAAGGTCCTCGCGCACATCAGCGGCAAGATGCGTATGCACTACATCCGCATCCTCCCGGATGACCGGGTCGTTGTGGAGCTCTCTCCGTACGACCTGACGCGTGGCCGGATCGTCTACCGATACAAGTAG
- the rpmJ gene encoding 50S ribosomal protein L36, translating into MKVKPSVKKICDKCKVIRRHGRVMVICDNLRHKQRQG; encoded by the coding sequence ATGAAGGTCAAGCCGAGCGTCAAGAAGATCTGCGACAAGTGCAAGGTGATCCGCCGTCACGGCCGGGTCATGGTCATCTGCGACAACCTGCGCCACAAGCAGCGCCAGGGCTGA
- the rpsM gene encoding 30S ribosomal protein S13: MARVSGVDIPREKRVEIALTYVFGVGRTRSKEILAATGVNPNTRVRDLAEEDLVKIREYVDANLRTEGDLRREIQGDIRRKIEIQCYQGIRHRRGLPVHGQRTSTNARTRKGPRRAIAGKKKPGKK; this comes from the coding sequence ATGGCACGCGTTTCCGGTGTTGACATCCCGCGCGAAAAGCGCGTGGAGATCGCACTCACCTACGTCTTCGGTGTCGGTCGCACCCGGTCCAAGGAGATCCTTGCGGCCACCGGTGTGAACCCGAACACCCGCGTTCGTGACCTGGCCGAAGAGGACCTGGTCAAGATCCGCGAGTACGTGGACGCCAACCTCCGCACCGAGGGTGACCTCCGCCGCGAGATCCAGGGCGACATCCGCCGCAAGATCGAGATCCAGTGCTACCAGGGCATCCGCCACCGTCGTGGCCTGCCGGTGCACGGTCAGCGCACCAGCACCAACGCGCGTACCCGCAAGGGCCCGCGTCGCGCGATCGCCGGTAAGAAGAAGCCGGGCAAGAAGTAG
- the rpsK gene encoding 30S ribosomal protein S11: protein MPPKGRQGAAKKVRRKEKKNVAHGHAHIKSTFNNTIVSITDPSGNVISWASAGHVGFKGSRKSTPFAAQMAAESAARRAQEHGMRKVDVFVKGPGSGRETAIRSLQATGLEVGSIQDVTPTPHNGCRPPKRRRV from the coding sequence ATGCCCCCCAAGGGTCGTCAGGGCGCTGCCAAGAAGGTGCGCCGCAAGGAAAAGAAGAACGTCGCTCACGGGCACGCCCACATCAAGAGCACGTTCAACAACACCATCGTTTCGATCACCGACCCCTCGGGCAACGTGATCTCCTGGGCCTCCGCCGGCCACGTCGGCTTCAAGGGCTCGCGCAAGTCCACCCCCTTCGCCGCGCAGATGGCTGCCGAGTCGGCCGCCCGTCGCGCGCAGGAGCACGGCATGCGCAAGGTTGACGTCTTCGTGAAGGGTCCGGGCTCCGGCCGCGAGACCGCGATCCGCTCCCTCCAGGCCACCGGCCTCGAGGTCGGCTCGATCCAGGACGTCACCCCCACCCCGCACAACGGCTGCCGCCCGCCGAAGCGCCGCCGCGTCTGA
- a CDS encoding DNA-directed RNA polymerase subunit alpha produces the protein MLIAQRPSLTEEVVDEYRSRFVIEPLEPGFGYTLGNSLRRTLLSSIPGAAVTSIRVDGVLHEFTTVPGVKEDVTDIILNIKQLVVSSEHDEPVVMYLRKQGPGLVTAADIAPPAGVEVHNPDLVLATLNGKGKLEMELTVERGRGYVSAVQNKQLGQEIGRIPIDSIYSPVLKVTYKVEATRVEQRTDFDKLIVDVETKQAMRPRDAMASAGKTLVELFGLARELNIDAEGIDMGPSPTDAALAADLALPIEELELTVRSYNCLKREGIHSVGELVARSEADLLDIRNFGAKSIDEVKAKLAGMGLALKDSPPGFDPTAAADAFGADDDADAGFVETEQY, from the coding sequence ATGCTTATCGCTCAGCGTCCTTCGCTGACCGAAGAGGTCGTCGACGAGTACCGCTCGCGGTTCGTGATCGAGCCGCTGGAGCCGGGCTTCGGTTACACCCTCGGCAACTCCCTGCGCCGTACCCTCCTGTCCTCCATCCCGGGTGCCGCTGTCACCAGCATCCGCGTGGACGGCGTCCTGCACGAGTTCACCACCGTGCCGGGCGTCAAGGAAGACGTCACCGACATCATCCTCAACATCAAGCAGCTGGTCGTCTCCTCGGAGCACGACGAGCCGGTCGTGATGTACCTGCGCAAGCAGGGTCCCGGCCTGGTCACCGCTGCCGACATCGCGCCCCCGGCCGGTGTCGAGGTGCACAACCCGGACCTCGTCCTCGCCACGCTCAACGGCAAGGGCAAGCTGGAGATGGAGCTGACCGTCGAGCGCGGTCGCGGCTACGTCTCCGCCGTCCAGAACAAGCAGCTGGGCCAGGAGATCGGTCGCATCCCGATCGACTCCATCTACAGCCCGGTCCTCAAGGTCACCTACAAGGTCGAGGCGACCCGAGTCGAGCAGCGCACCGACTTCGACAAGCTGATCGTCGACGTCGAGACCAAGCAGGCCATGCGCCCGCGCGACGCCATGGCGTCCGCCGGTAAGACCCTGGTCGAGCTGTTCGGTCTGGCGCGCGAGCTCAACATCGACGCCGAGGGCATCGACATGGGCCCCTCGCCGACGGACGCGGCCCTGGCCGCCGACCTGGCGCTGCCGATCGAGGAGCTCGAGCTCACGGTCCGCTCGTACAACTGCCTCAAGCGCGAGGGCATCCACTCCGTGGGTGAGCTCGTCGCCCGCTCCGAGGCCGACCTGCTCGACATCCGCAACTTCGGTGCGAAGTCGATCGACGAGGTCAAGGCGAAGCTGGCCGGCATGGGCCTGGCCCTCAAGGACAGCCCGCCCGGATTCGACCCGACCGCCGCCGCCGACGCCTTCGGCGCCGACGACGACGCGGACGCCGGTTTCGTCGAGACCGAGCAGTACTGA
- the rplQ gene encoding 50S ribosomal protein L17 has translation MPRPAKGARLGGSAAHEKHLLANLAKSLFEHGRITTTEAKARRLRPYAERLVTKAKKGDIHNRRLVLQTITDKSIVHTLFTEIAPRYENRPGGYTRITKIGNRRGDNAPMAVIELVEALTVAQQATGEAEAATKRAVKEAEAVETPAEETKEA, from the coding sequence ATGCCGCGTCCCGCAAAGGGTGCCCGTCTGGGCGGCAGCGCCGCGCACGAGAAGCACCTCCTCGCGAACCTCGCGAAGTCGCTCTTCGAGCACGGCCGCATCACCACCACCGAGGCCAAGGCCCGTCGCCTGCGTCCCTACGCCGAGCGTCTGGTCACCAAGGCCAAGAAGGGCGACATCCACAACCGTCGCCTGGTGCTGCAGACGATCACGGACAAGAGCATCGTGCACACGCTCTTCACCGAGATCGCCCCGCGCTACGAGAACCGCCCCGGTGGTTACACGCGCATCACCAAGATCGGCAACCGTCGTGGCGACAACGCCCCGATGGCCGTGATCGAGCTGGTCGAGGCCCTTACGGTCGCCCAGCAGGCCACCGGTGAGGCCGAGGCCGCCACCAAGCGCGCGGTCAAGGAGGCGGAGGCCGTCGAGACCCCCGCCGAGGAGACCAAGGAGGCCTGA